The Malaclemys terrapin pileata isolate rMalTer1 chromosome 19, rMalTer1.hap1, whole genome shotgun sequence genome has a window encoding:
- the MFAP2 gene encoding microfibrillar-associated protein 2 isoform X2, which produces MRAVCLILLCLPALLAQGQYDLEGPPYLDQLQYSQYDPQLDNQDYYDYQDVTQRTPEEQFQYQSQQQTQQEIIPAPTSDFPETEPTEPGPLDCREEQYPCTRLYSVHKPCKQCLNEICFYSLRRVYVINKEICVRTVCAHEELLRADLCRDKFSKCGVLATSGLCQTVATSCARSCGGC; this is translated from the exons CACTCCTGGCCCAGGGACAGTACGATCTCGAAGGACCTCCTTATCTTGACCAGCTGCAGTATTCCCAGTATGACCCTCAGTTAG acAATCAAGATTACTATGATTATCAAG ATGTCACCCAGCGCACTCCCGAGGAGCAGTTCCAGTATCAGTCCCAGCAACAGACCCAGCAAGAGATCATCCCAGCGCCAACCTCAG ATTTTCCCGAGACCGAACCCACAGAACCTGGACCTCTTG ATTGCCGGGAGGAGCAGTATCCCTGCACCAGGCTCTACTCGGTCCACAAGCCCTGCAAGCAGTGCCTGAACGAGATCTGCTTCTACAG CCTCCGCCGGGTGTACGTTATTAACAAGGAGATCTGTGTCCGTACCGTGTGCGCCCACGAGGAGCTGCTCCGAG CTGACCTGTGCCGGGACAAGTTCTCCAAATGCGGTGTGCTGGCAACCAGTGGCCTCTGCCAGACCGTGGCTACCTCCTGCGCCAGAAGCTGCGGCGGCTGCTAA
- the MFAP2 gene encoding microfibrillar-associated protein 2 isoform X1, with amino-acid sequence MRAVCLILLCLPAALLAQGQYDLEGPPYLDQLQYSQYDPQLDNQDYYDYQDVTQRTPEEQFQYQSQQQTQQEIIPAPTSDFPETEPTEPGPLDCREEQYPCTRLYSVHKPCKQCLNEICFYSLRRVYVINKEICVRTVCAHEELLRADLCRDKFSKCGVLATSGLCQTVATSCARSCGGC; translated from the exons CAGCACTCCTGGCCCAGGGACAGTACGATCTCGAAGGACCTCCTTATCTTGACCAGCTGCAGTATTCCCAGTATGACCCTCAGTTAG acAATCAAGATTACTATGATTATCAAG ATGTCACCCAGCGCACTCCCGAGGAGCAGTTCCAGTATCAGTCCCAGCAACAGACCCAGCAAGAGATCATCCCAGCGCCAACCTCAG ATTTTCCCGAGACCGAACCCACAGAACCTGGACCTCTTG ATTGCCGGGAGGAGCAGTATCCCTGCACCAGGCTCTACTCGGTCCACAAGCCCTGCAAGCAGTGCCTGAACGAGATCTGCTTCTACAG CCTCCGCCGGGTGTACGTTATTAACAAGGAGATCTGTGTCCGTACCGTGTGCGCCCACGAGGAGCTGCTCCGAG CTGACCTGTGCCGGGACAAGTTCTCCAAATGCGGTGTGCTGGCAACCAGTGGCCTCTGCCAGACCGTGGCTACCTCCTGCGCCAGAAGCTGCGGCGGCTGCTAA